From the genome of Methanothrix sp.:
GGACAACAGACCCAGGCGCAGAAGGCTTCTGCTTCAGATCATGGGAGAAACAAGATCAGACCGGTAAACCTGCACAGTGCAGCCAGTTTAAATTTTTATTTTTTATAAATTATTTATCTGCTTCCAGTCCACCACAGAGCCATGATCCGTTCTGCGCGAAAATGCTTTATCTGGTTGATGCCTCTCGGCTTGAGAGGAGGTCTGCAGGTGAAGGAGATAAGGTTTCACGGGCGAGGAGGGCAGGGAGCGGTCACCGCTGCGGAGATGATCGCCATCGCAGCCTTCGAGGACGGCAGGTTCTCACAGGCGTTTCCCGCCTTCGGGGTTGAGCGCAGAGGCGCCCCTGTGCTGGCTTTCGCCAGGATCAATGACAAGCCGATACGCATGAGAAGCCAGGTCTACGAGCCAGATTACGTCATCGTGCAGGACGTCACACTGCTCGATGTCGTCAATGTGACAGGTGGATTGAAGCCGGATGGAAAGATAATAATAAATACTGATAAAGACGCCTCTGCGCTCAAACTGAACACAGAGGCTGAGGTGGTGACCATAGACGCGACTCGAATCGCCATTGATACCCTCGGGAGGCCGATAGTCAACACAACAATGCTCGGCGCGTTCTGCGGGGCGACTGGAGAGGTGAAACTGGAGAGCCTGGAGAGGTCGATCCTCACCAGATTCTCAGGCAGCCTGGGTGAGAAGAACATCAAAGCCATAAGAACAGCCTATGAGAGGGTCGCCAGATGAAGATCACAGTTGCAGCTCTGACAGAGCCAGGCAGCACTGTTGTTAACAAGACCGGGGGATGGAGGACATTCGTCCCGGTTGTGAATCACAGGAGATGCATAAAGTGCAGCCTCTGCGAGATATACTGCCCTGAGGGATGCATACATCAGATCGAGGGACTGTTCGTTCCGGATCTGGACTACTGCAAGGGATGCGGGGTCTGCGCTCATGAATGCCCCAGAAAGGCGATAGATATGGTCCTGGAGGAGAAATGAAGATGATCGCCAAGGAAGAGATGAGCCTGAAGGAGAGAATGGCCAGGATGAAGGTCGTTGAGGGCTCATATGCAGTTGCACATGCAGTGAAGTGCTGCGCTCCCGATGTCATATCCGCATACCCAATAACACCTCAGACCCACATAGTCGAGCACCTCTCGCAGTTCGTCGCAGACGGCGAGCTGGACTCGGAGTTTCTCACCGTCGATTCCGAGTTCTCGGCGATGTCATCACTCGTCGGGGCGAGCGCCGCTGGAGCGAGATGCTACTCATCGACCACAAGCCAGGGGCTTGCCCTCATGTGGGAGGTGCTTTACAATGCAGCCGGTATGAGGCTGCCGATAGTGATGACCGTGGCGAACAGGGCGCTCAGCGCGCCTCTGAACATATGGAACGACCAGCAGGACAGCGTCGGCGCCCGGGACTCGGGATGGATTCAGCTTTACGCTGAGGATGTGCAGGAGGCGGCTGATGCTATACCCCAGGCGTACAAGATAGCGGAGGATCCTGAGATCCTGACGCCGGTGATGGTCTGCATGGACGGGTTCATACTCACTCACGTCTATGAGCCTGTGGAGCTCATGAGCGCGGAGGAGGTCGAGAGGTTCCTGCCGCCGTACAGGCCAGAGCACATTTTAGACCCGAATAACCCGAAGACCTTCGGAGCGTTCGCGGACCCATCGTACTTCACAGAGCTAAGATACATGCAGTGGGATGCCCACAGGCGTGCCCTCAACAAGATAGAGACCGTAGCCAGGGAGTTTGCGGAGCAGTTCGGCCGGTGGTACGGAGGGCTGATAGACACATACCACGCGGATGATGCTGAGGTGATGATTGTAACTATGGGCTCTGTCATCGGAACCATCAAGGACTGCATAGATATGATGCGCAGCGAGGGGCTGAAGGTGGGTCTTGTGAAGATCAGGAGCTACAGGCCCTTCCCGACCGAGGCTCTGAGAAAGGCGCTGAAGGATGCTGAGGTCGTCGCTGTCATTGAGAAGGATGTCACAGTCGGAAACGAGGGCGCGCTTCTCACAGACCTGAAGGCAGCTCTTTACAACACGCCGGCAAGGGTTCCCGTGATAGGGTTCCCCGCTGGCCTCGGAGGCAGAGATATAACGGTCAGGGACATCCGCAGGGTCGTCGACAAGGCGATCGCAGCGCGTGACAGGGGAATTGAGGCGGAGATGGAGTTCCTAAGTCTGAGAGAGGATCTGCTTTAGG
Proteins encoded in this window:
- a CDS encoding 4Fe-4S binding protein translates to MKITVAALTEPGSTVVNKTGGWRTFVPVVNHRRCIKCSLCEIYCPEGCIHQIEGLFVPDLDYCKGCGVCAHECPRKAIDMVLEEK
- the porA gene encoding pyruvate synthase subunit PorA; the encoded protein is MIAKEEMSLKERMARMKVVEGSYAVAHAVKCCAPDVISAYPITPQTHIVEHLSQFVADGELDSEFLTVDSEFSAMSSLVGASAAGARCYSSTTSQGLALMWEVLYNAAGMRLPIVMTVANRALSAPLNIWNDQQDSVGARDSGWIQLYAEDVQEAADAIPQAYKIAEDPEILTPVMVCMDGFILTHVYEPVELMSAEEVERFLPPYRPEHILDPNNPKTFGAFADPSYFTELRYMQWDAHRRALNKIETVAREFAEQFGRWYGGLIDTYHADDAEVMIVTMGSVIGTIKDCIDMMRSEGLKVGLVKIRSYRPFPTEALRKALKDAEVVAVIEKDVTVGNEGALLTDLKAALYNTPARVPVIGFPAGLGGRDITVRDIRRVVDKAIAARDRGIEAEMEFLSLREDLL
- a CDS encoding pyruvate ferredoxin oxidoreductase subunit gamma; this translates as MKEIRFHGRGGQGAVTAAEMIAIAAFEDGRFSQAFPAFGVERRGAPVLAFARINDKPIRMRSQVYEPDYVIVQDVTLLDVVNVTGGLKPDGKIIINTDKDASALKLNTEAEVVTIDATRIAIDTLGRPIVNTTMLGAFCGATGEVKLESLERSILTRFSGSLGEKNIKAIRTAYERVAR